From one Streptomyces mobaraensis genomic stretch:
- a CDS encoding hydrophobin family protein, producing the protein MDPKILKKKMTAGCLAGLSAAAALVLFPPAVVAGEALAADGSTTPMRCRSVGTARDADVASVLQPLGVHLQNPDTPVGLSCTPTRNGGPDVNFCAGKDPVHGIAVIGRRPMGHICP; encoded by the coding sequence GTGGACCCGAAGATCCTGAAGAAGAAGATGACCGCCGGCTGCCTCGCCGGCCTCTCGGCCGCCGCAGCTCTCGTCCTGTTCCCGCCCGCCGTCGTCGCCGGGGAGGCGCTCGCGGCCGACGGTTCCACGACGCCCATGCGCTGCCGGAGCGTCGGTACCGCGCGGGACGCCGACGTGGCGTCCGTCCTCCAGCCCCTCGGCGTCCACCTGCAGAACCCGGATACTCCGGTCGGCCTGTCGTGCACTCCCACCCGCAACGGCGGTCCCGATGTCAACTTCTGTGCGGGCAAGGACCCGGTCCACGGCATCGCCGTCATCGGCCGCCGCCCCATGGGCCACATCTGCCCCTGA
- a CDS encoding DJ-1/PfpI family protein, whose amino-acid sequence MTSAVQPTRRGVLGAAGAGALAMGLTGAGGSAGGSAAAVSSYRSGRGDRGDQGNRSDRGDGHPVDGGRGRTVAILLYDGFTALDAVGPYEMLCRLPGVRVVTVAHRPGPVRTDTGQLALTAERALTDVRRADVLLVPGGGNRGTVAAMEDRAVLNWVRLLHRRTTWTTSVCTGSLILGSAGLLKGLPATTYWASRPYLAKLGAVWTPGRFVETGRIITAAGVSAGLDMGLHLVARLCDDATARATQLAVEYDPHPPFDSGSPEKADETTRRLALELIDDAAVPAA is encoded by the coding sequence ATGACTTCGGCAGTACAGCCGACGCGTCGCGGGGTGCTGGGGGCGGCGGGCGCGGGGGCTCTCGCCATGGGGCTCACCGGGGCGGGCGGTTCGGCGGGCGGCTCGGCCGCCGCCGTCTCGTCGTACCGGAGCGGCCGGGGCGACCGGGGGGACCAGGGCAACCGGAGCGACCGCGGCGATGGCCATCCGGTGGACGGCGGCCGCGGCAGAACGGTCGCGATCCTGCTCTACGACGGCTTCACCGCGCTGGACGCGGTCGGCCCCTACGAGATGCTCTGCCGCCTGCCCGGCGTGCGCGTCGTCACCGTCGCCCACCGCCCGGGCCCCGTGCGCACGGACACCGGGCAGCTCGCCCTGACCGCCGAGCGGGCCCTCACGGACGTACGCCGCGCCGACGTCCTCCTCGTTCCCGGCGGCGGCAACCGCGGCACCGTCGCCGCCATGGAGGACCGGGCGGTCCTGAACTGGGTCCGCCTTCTGCACCGCCGTACGACGTGGACCACCTCCGTCTGCACCGGCTCGCTGATCCTCGGCTCCGCCGGGCTGCTGAAGGGGCTGCCCGCGACGACGTACTGGGCCTCCCGCCCGTACCTGGCGAAGCTCGGCGCCGTCTGGACGCCCGGCCGCTTCGTCGAGACGGGCCGGATCATCACGGCGGCCGGCGTCTCGGCCGGCCTCGACATGGGTCTCCACCTCGTCGCCCGCCTCTGCGACGACGCCACCGCCCGGGCGACGCAGCTCGCCGTCGAGTACGACCCGCACCCGCCGTTCGACTCCGGCAGCCCCGAGAAGGCGGACGAGACGACGCGGCGGCTCGCGCTCGAACTGATCGACGACGCGGCGGTCCCGGCGGCCTGA
- a CDS encoding DUF1707 SHOCT-like domain-containing protein → MSELLPVSGDDGSVRASHAERDAVVERLNEAAAEGRLDFAELDERVERALGARTHGELAALTADLPVLPGADPAKPLTLKGGFHGAKREGHWQVPARIVAHGGMGGVILDFTAAECRLPEVAVEAEGGMGGVVLIIPEGWGVNTDGMEGGVKDKTATTPRLPGTPLIRVSGTPGMAGVVVRHPKRRELRRSKRRAELTQG, encoded by the coding sequence ATGAGTGAGCTGCTGCCGGTCTCCGGCGATGACGGGTCCGTGCGCGCCTCGCATGCCGAGCGGGACGCGGTCGTGGAGCGGTTGAACGAGGCGGCGGCCGAGGGGCGGCTGGACTTCGCCGAGCTGGACGAGCGGGTGGAGCGGGCGCTCGGCGCGCGGACGCATGGCGAACTCGCCGCGCTCACGGCCGACCTGCCCGTCCTGCCGGGCGCCGACCCCGCCAAGCCGCTGACGCTCAAGGGCGGCTTCCACGGCGCGAAGCGCGAAGGGCACTGGCAAGTGCCCGCGCGGATCGTCGCCCACGGCGGCATGGGCGGCGTCATCCTCGACTTCACCGCGGCCGAGTGCCGGCTGCCGGAGGTCGCGGTGGAGGCGGAGGGCGGCATGGGCGGCGTCGTGCTCATCATCCCCGAGGGCTGGGGCGTGAACACCGACGGCATGGAGGGCGGGGTCAAGGACAAGACCGCGACCACCCCTCGCCTTCCCGGCACCCCGCTGATCCGCGTCAGCGGAACGCCCGGCATGGCGGGCGTCGTCGTCCGCCACCCCAAGCGGCGCGAACTGCGGCGGAGCAAGCGGCGCGCGGAGCTGACGCAGGGCTGA
- a CDS encoding peptidoglycan DD-metalloendopeptidase family protein — protein MNLKKVLISGIALLVVSPLAIGLGLLFFVATFLDDNEGGDYNLASNTLKVGKGGVPPQYAPLIEKAANACDAGLPASILAAQLWAESDFSPKEESKAHAKGIAQFIDSTWAIEGVDGNGDGVKNVFDPEDAIPAQGRMMCRLLTEFKKHPEYNGSPIELALAAYNAGPGAVYDHKGVPGPSFSGGETYRYVRDIMANASRFVGSVGTSENPAQKARQAVEWALKQRGGWYQLGGDCTDPLGSDSGKWCDCSSLMQQAYKKVGVDIPRTTWDQVKIGHQVDIDHPAPGDLVFNPGYDGSDALPGHVGMYIGDGKIVEAPHTGAQIRVVSYDSWRHSTTPITRISKVVRVVEADTAPGNWQRPVHSSIGTPYHQAGGMWSSGYHTGVDFVVPSGTPIHAIGPGTVVSAGPGGAYGNQVIIKHEDGMYSQYAHMTRVEVSAGQTVRGGQEIGISGATGNVSGPHLHMEVRTGPAYGSDVDPVAYMRRKGIDI, from the coding sequence TTGAACCTAAAGAAGGTTCTGATATCCGGGATCGCGCTACTGGTCGTCAGCCCGCTTGCCATCGGCCTGGGATTGTTGTTTTTTGTCGCCACTTTTCTCGATGATAACGAGGGGGGAGACTACAACCTTGCCTCCAACACCCTGAAGGTAGGAAAGGGGGGCGTCCCCCCTCAATATGCACCCCTTATCGAGAAAGCCGCGAACGCCTGCGACGCCGGCCTGCCCGCCTCCATTCTCGCCGCCCAGCTCTGGGCCGAAAGCGATTTCAGTCCGAAGGAAGAATCAAAGGCGCACGCTAAGGGGATCGCACAGTTCATCGACAGTACATGGGCAATAGAAGGAGTGGACGGCAACGGCGACGGGGTGAAAAACGTATTCGACCCGGAGGATGCCATCCCCGCCCAGGGGAGAATGATGTGCCGACTCCTCACGGAGTTCAAGAAGCACCCTGAATACAATGGCAGCCCCATCGAGCTGGCGCTGGCTGCATACAACGCGGGACCGGGAGCCGTCTACGACCACAAGGGTGTGCCTGGCCCATCGTTCTCCGGTGGCGAAACGTACCGGTATGTCAGGGACATCATGGCGAATGCGTCGCGGTTCGTCGGCTCGGTGGGAACGAGTGAAAATCCCGCGCAGAAGGCGCGGCAAGCGGTCGAGTGGGCGCTGAAACAGCGCGGTGGCTGGTACCAGCTCGGCGGGGACTGCACCGACCCACTGGGGAGCGATTCGGGTAAGTGGTGCGACTGTTCGTCACTCATGCAGCAGGCGTACAAAAAAGTAGGTGTCGACATACCCCGGACCACCTGGGACCAGGTCAAGATCGGCCACCAGGTCGATATTGATCACCCGGCTCCAGGCGACCTCGTTTTCAATCCTGGATATGACGGTTCGGATGCCTTGCCGGGCCACGTCGGCATGTACATCGGAGATGGAAAGATCGTCGAAGCGCCTCACACCGGCGCTCAGATTCGCGTGGTCTCCTACGACAGTTGGCGCCACTCCACCACCCCGATCACCCGCATCAGCAAGGTGGTCCGCGTCGTAGAAGCCGACACCGCCCCCGGTAACTGGCAGCGGCCTGTGCACAGTTCTATCGGGACCCCGTACCACCAGGCGGGCGGGATGTGGTCCAGCGGCTACCACACCGGCGTGGACTTCGTCGTTCCCTCCGGCACGCCCATCCACGCCATCGGCCCCGGCACGGTCGTCTCCGCCGGGCCGGGCGGGGCGTACGGCAACCAGGTGATCATCAAGCATGAGGACGGCATGTACAGCCAGTACGCCCACATGACCCGGGTCGAGGTGTCCGCCGGTCAGACGGTCCGAGGCGGCCAGGAGATCGGCATATCGGGCGCTACCGGCAACGTCAGCGGCCCCCACCTCCACATGGAGGTCCGCACGGGCCCCGCATACGGCAGCGACGTCGACCCCGTGGCCTATATGCGGCGCAAGGGCATCGACATCTGA